A stretch of the Glycine soja cultivar W05 chromosome 13, ASM419377v2, whole genome shotgun sequence genome encodes the following:
- the LOC114381333 gene encoding probable sugar phosphate/phosphate translocator At3g17430 isoform X2 produces MMNKTLLLTYFYLFIYILLSSGVILYNKVVTPVKMTFEIYATCVIPISAFFASSLWFGNTAYLHISVAFIQMLKALMPVATFLVAVMCGTDKARCDVFFNMLMVSVGVVISSYGEIHFNVVGTVYQVTGIFAEALRLVLTQVLLQKKGLSLNPITSLYYIAPCSFVFLSVPWYLLEKPVMEVSQIQFNFWIFFSNALCALALNFSIFLVIGRTGAVTIRVAGVLKDWILIALSTVIFPESTITGLNIIGYAIALCGVVMYNYIKVKDVRASQSPNEIIPDGITKDWKFEKRSSDFYVPDNVSNNGGSGGGNGSLSDMNIDEEAPLISSRVSHIGRMQLANHATGK; encoded by the exons ATGATGAACAAAactcttctcctcacttatttCTACTTGTTCATCTACATTTTGCTTTCTTCTGGAGTCATTTTGTACAACAAG GTTGTCACTCCTGTTAAAATGACATTTGAAAT ATATGCTACTTGCGTGATACCAATAAGTGCCTTCTTTGCATCAAGTCTTTG GTTTGGTAACACAGCTTATTTGCATATTTCTGTGGCTTTTATCCAGATGCTCAAAGCTCTGA TGCCTGTGGCAACATTCCTCGTGGCTGTTATGTGTGGCACTGACAAAGCAAGGTGTGATGTGTTCTTCAACATGTTGATGGTCAGTGTTGGAGTTGTCATTTCCTCCTACggagaaattcattttaatgtaGTTGGTACAGTTTATCAGGTCACTGGCATCTTTGCTGAAGCTTTAAGACTGGTCTTAACACAAGTCCTTTTACAGAAGAAGGGCTTGAGTTTAAATCCTATTACAAGCTTATATTACATAGCTCCATGCAG TTTTGTGTTTCTCTCTGTGCCCTGGTACCTGCTGGAAAAGCCTGTTATGGAAGTTTCACAGATTCAGTTCAATTTTTGGATCTTCTTTTCCAATGCTCTATGTGCTCTAGCCTTgaatttttccattttcttagTAATTGGTAGAACTGGGGCCGTAACCATACGGGTTGCTGGAGTGCTCAAGGACTGGATATTAATAGCCCTTTCGACTGTTATATTTCCAGAGTCTACAATAACTGGGCTGAATATAATTGGCTATGCTATTG CACTATGTGGAGTTGTGATGTACAATTACATAAAGGTTAAGGATGTCCGAGCCTCTCAATCACCAAATGAAATTATTCCAGATGGAATCACAAAG GACTGGAAATTCGAGAAGAGGTCATCTGATTTTTATGTGCCTGATAATGTTAGTAACAATGGGGGAAGTGGTGGAGGCAATGGTTCTCTTTCTGATATGAACATTGATGAAGAAGCACCGCTAATTTCTTCAAGGGTGTCTCATATTGGACGTATGCAGCTAGCCAACCATGCAACAGGAAAATGA
- the LOC114381333 gene encoding probable sugar phosphate/phosphate translocator At1g48230 isoform X1: MMNKTLLLTYFYLFIYILLSSGVILYNKWVLSPKYFNFPLPISLTMIHMGFSGAVAFFLVRVFKVVTPVKMTFEIYATCVIPISAFFASSLWFGNTAYLHISVAFIQMLKALMPVATFLVAVMCGTDKARCDVFFNMLMVSVGVVISSYGEIHFNVVGTVYQVTGIFAEALRLVLTQVLLQKKGLSLNPITSLYYIAPCSFVFLSVPWYLLEKPVMEVSQIQFNFWIFFSNALCALALNFSIFLVIGRTGAVTIRVAGVLKDWILIALSTVIFPESTITGLNIIGYAIALCGVVMYNYIKVKDVRASQSPNEIIPDGITKDWKFEKRSSDFYVPDNVSNNGGSGGGNGSLSDMNIDEEAPLISSRVSHIGRMQLANHATGK; encoded by the exons ATGATGAACAAAactcttctcctcacttatttCTACTTGTTCATCTACATTTTGCTTTCTTCTGGAGTCATTTTGTACAACAAG TGGGTTTTGTCTCCAAAGTACTTTAACTTTCCGCTTCCCATATCACTCACCATGATTCACATGGGCTTTTCTGGGGCAGTGGCATTTTTTCTTGTCCGGGTCTTTAAG GTTGTCACTCCTGTTAAAATGACATTTGAAAT ATATGCTACTTGCGTGATACCAATAAGTGCCTTCTTTGCATCAAGTCTTTG GTTTGGTAACACAGCTTATTTGCATATTTCTGTGGCTTTTATCCAGATGCTCAAAGCTCTGA TGCCTGTGGCAACATTCCTCGTGGCTGTTATGTGTGGCACTGACAAAGCAAGGTGTGATGTGTTCTTCAACATGTTGATGGTCAGTGTTGGAGTTGTCATTTCCTCCTACggagaaattcattttaatgtaGTTGGTACAGTTTATCAGGTCACTGGCATCTTTGCTGAAGCTTTAAGACTGGTCTTAACACAAGTCCTTTTACAGAAGAAGGGCTTGAGTTTAAATCCTATTACAAGCTTATATTACATAGCTCCATGCAG TTTTGTGTTTCTCTCTGTGCCCTGGTACCTGCTGGAAAAGCCTGTTATGGAAGTTTCACAGATTCAGTTCAATTTTTGGATCTTCTTTTCCAATGCTCTATGTGCTCTAGCCTTgaatttttccattttcttagTAATTGGTAGAACTGGGGCCGTAACCATACGGGTTGCTGGAGTGCTCAAGGACTGGATATTAATAGCCCTTTCGACTGTTATATTTCCAGAGTCTACAATAACTGGGCTGAATATAATTGGCTATGCTATTG CACTATGTGGAGTTGTGATGTACAATTACATAAAGGTTAAGGATGTCCGAGCCTCTCAATCACCAAATGAAATTATTCCAGATGGAATCACAAAG GACTGGAAATTCGAGAAGAGGTCATCTGATTTTTATGTGCCTGATAATGTTAGTAACAATGGGGGAAGTGGTGGAGGCAATGGTTCTCTTTCTGATATGAACATTGATGAAGAAGCACCGCTAATTTCTTCAAGGGTGTCTCATATTGGACGTATGCAGCTAGCCAACCATGCAACAGGAAAATGA
- the LOC114382610 gene encoding stomatal closure-related actin-binding protein 1-like: MTRMTHDFGDTMQKDAVPVVSADVIFASLRFPNYKIGVNNQIMETKDDPKVLSMKEVVARETAQLLDQQKRMSVRDLASKFEKGLAAAAKLSEEARLREAASLEKHVLLKKLRDALQSLKGRVAGRNKDDVAEAIAMVEALAVQLTQREGELIQEKSEVKKLTNFLKQASEDAKKLVNEERAFARFEIENARAAVQRVEEALQEHERMSQASGKQDLEQLMKEVQEARRIKMLHQPSKVMDMEHELRALRAQLAEKSRLYLRLQKELARTKKGEENAPHLYELEGTETLGSYLQIQPCSDNGPELSKCSIQWYRVSSEGAKKELISGATKSVYAPEPFDVGRVLQVDIISEGQQITLSTTGPIDPAAGLGTYVEALVRKHDTEFNVVVTQTVSDHPNESIHVLHVGKMRMKLCKGNTTIAKEYYSSSMQLCGVRGGGNAAAQAVFWQPKQGLSFVLAFESERERNAAIMLARRFAFDCNIILAGPDHKAPLET; encoded by the exons ATGACAAGGATGACCCATGATTTTGGGGATACTATGCAGAAAGATGCAGTGCCGGTGGTGTCGGCCGATGTAATATTTGCTTCTCTTCGGTTTCCTAATTACAAAATCGGAGTTAATAATCAGATCATGGAGACAAAGGATGATCCAAAAGTGCTATCTATGAAGGAGGTTGTTGCGCGAGAGACTGCACAGCTGTTGGACCAGCAGAAACGTATGTCGGTTCGCGATCTTGCCAGCAAATTTGAGAAGGGTTTGGCAGCTGCTGCTAAGTTGTCTGAAGAG GCTAGACTCAGAGAAGCAGCTTCTCTGGAAAAGCATGTTCTTTTGAAGAAGCTTCGAGATGCACTGCAATCCTTAAAAGGGAGAGTGGCAGGAAGAAACAAGGATGATGTAGCGGAAGCTATTGCTATG GTTGAAGCTCTAGCAGTTCAATTGACTCAAAGGGAAGGGGAATTAATACAAGAGAAGTCTGAGGTGAAGAAGCTAACAAATTTTCTTAAGCAG GCTTCTGAAGATGCTAAGAAACTTGTGAATGAGGAAAGAGCTTTTGCTCGTTTTGAAATAGAAAATGCCAGAGCAGCAGTTCAGAGAGTGGAGGAGGCACTTCAGGAGCATGAGAGAATGTCTCAAGCTTCAGGAAAACAG GACCTGGAACAGTTAATGAAGGAAGTTCAAGAGGCTCGGAGAATCAAAATGCTGCATCAGCCAAGCAAG GTTATGGATATGGAACATGAGCTTCGTGCATTGAGGGCTCAACTTGCTGAGAAGTCTAGACTATATCTTCGTCTACAAAAGGAG TTAGCAAGGACAAAGAAAGGAGAGGAAAATGCTCCCCATTTATATGAATTAGAAGGAACTGAAACGTTAGGCTCATATTTGCAAATTCAACCTTGCTCTGATAATGGCCCTGaactttcaaaatgttcaattcAGTGGTATCGTGTATCATCTGAAGGTGCCAAAAAGGAACTTATTTCAG GAGCTACCAAGTCAGTTTATGCCCCCGAACCTTTTGATGTTGGACGTGTATTGCAAGTTGATATTATTTCAGAGGGCCAGCAGATCACATTGTCAACCACTGGTCCAATTGATCCAG CTGCTGGTTTGGGAACCTATGTAGAGGCACTTGTGCGAAAACATGACACTGAATTCAAT GTGGTTGTAACTCAGACTGTCTCAGACCATCCAAATGAATCTATTCATGTACTTCATGTTGGAAAGATGAGGATGAAGCTCTGTAAAGGAAATACAACAATTGCCAAAGAATACTATTCTAGTTCAATGCAG cTTTGTGGAGTTCGAGGAGGTGGGAATGCTGCAGCACAGGCAGTCTTTTGGCAACCGAAGCAAGGTCTTTCTTTTGTATTAGCTTTTGAGTCAGAGCGAGAAAGGAATGCAGCTATCATGCTTGCAAGGAGATTTGCATTTGACTGTAAT ATTATTCTTGCTGGACCTGATCACAAAGCTCCATTAGAAACATAA